A window of Macrotis lagotis isolate mMagLag1 chromosome X, bilby.v1.9.chrom.fasta, whole genome shotgun sequence contains these coding sequences:
- the CDR2 gene encoding cerebellar degeneration-related protein 2 isoform X1 codes for MLAENLMEEFEMKEDEPWYDQQDLQQDLQLAAELGKTLLDRNTELEESLQHMYTTNQEQLQEIEYLTKQVELLRQMNEQHAKVYEQLDVTARELEETNQKLVSDSKASQQKILSLTETIECLQSHVDHLQNQMEELKTSSGRRRRSQERSEQGKSVHSFSCLKELYDLRKHFVYDHIFAEKITSMHNQQTPDEEENENLKKTVTMLQAQLNLERKKRMTMEEEYGLVLKENCDLEQQLGVSNAYQARALELEAEVAEMRQMLQTQHPFVNGVEKLVSDSLFLSVKEPSQTLLEEIFLAGSELSKKPLKRSSSEIVLSNLAGSDIVKGHEETCIRKTEAMKQRGISLLHEVDTQYRALKVKYEELLKKCQQEEDSLKHKAVQTCKGPAPIPNVRSMEVEPGPSSQELASIIPDSSTSATTPPPEYKALFKEIFSCIKKTKQEIDEQRTKYQSRSPRS; via the exons ATCTGCAGCTTGCTGCTGAGCTTGGAAAGACATTGTTGGATCGGAATACTGAGCTTGAGGAGTCTCTTCAGCACATGTACACTACCAATCAGGAGCAATTacaggaaattgag taCCTGACTAAACAGGTGGAGCTTCTTCGACAGATGAATGAACAACATGCAAAAGTTTATGAACAGCTTGATGTCACCGCACGGGAACTGGAAGAGACAAATCAGAAGCTAGTTTCGGACAGCAAGGCATCCCAGCAAAAGATACTAAG CCTGACTGAAACAATCGAATGCCTACAGAGCCATGTTGATCACCTCCAGAACCAGATGGAGGAGCTGAAGACCTCTAgtggcaggaggaggaggagccagGAGAGAAGCGAGCAAGGAAAGTCAGTGCACAGCTTCTCATGTCTGAAGGAGCTGTATGACCTACGAAA GCACTTTGTGTATGATCACATATTTGCTGAAAAGATAACCTCTATGCATAATCAGCAAACCcctgatgaagaagaaaatgagaacttGAAAAAGACAGTCACAATGTTGCAGGCCCAACTGAACCTAGAGCGGAAGAAGAGAATGACTATGGAAGAGGAGTATGGGCTTGTACTGAAGGAAAACTGTGATCTGGAACAGCAGCTGGGTGTTTCCAATGCCTACCAAGCCAGGGCTTTGGAGCTGGAGGCAGAGGTGGCAGAAATGCGGCAGATGCTGCAGACCCAACATCCCTTTGTGAATGGTGTTGAAAAGTTGGTGTCAGATTCATTGTTCCTTTCTGTCAAAGAACCCAGTCAGACCCTCCTTGAGGAAATTTTCCTGGCTGGGTCAGAGCTGAGCAAGAAACCTCTCAAACGCAGTAGCAGTGAGATAGTCCTGAGTAATCTGGCTGGAAGTGACATCGTTAAGGGCCATGAAGAGACTTGCattaggaaaactgaggccatGAAGCAGAGAGGTATTTCCCTGTTGCATGAAGTAGACACTCAGTACAGAGCTCTGAAGGTCAAATATGAAGAGCTGCTAAAGAAGTGTCAGCAGGAAGAGGACTCTCTGAAACATAAGGCTGTGCAGACTTGTAAGGGTCCCGCCCCAATCCCAAATGTGAGGAGCATGGAAGTTGAGCCAGGCCCCAGCAGTCAGGAACTGGCCAGCATCATTCCAGACTCAAGTACTTCTGCCACCACCCCTCCTCCAGAATATAAAGCTCTCTTCAAGGAGATCTTTAGTTGCATCAAGAAAACTAAGCAAGAAATAGATGAACAACGAACAAAATATCAGTCTCGATCACCACGTTCTTAG
- the CDR2 gene encoding cerebellar degeneration-related protein 2 isoform X2: MLAENLMEEFEMKEDEPWYDQQDLQQDLQLAAELGKTLLDRNTELEESLQHMYTTNQEQLQEIEYLTKQVELLRQMNEQHAKVYEQLDVTARELEETNQKLVSDSKASQQKILSLTETIECLQSHVDHLQNQMEELKTSSGRRRRSQERSEQGKHFVYDHIFAEKITSMHNQQTPDEEENENLKKTVTMLQAQLNLERKKRMTMEEEYGLVLKENCDLEQQLGVSNAYQARALELEAEVAEMRQMLQTQHPFVNGVEKLVSDSLFLSVKEPSQTLLEEIFLAGSELSKKPLKRSSSEIVLSNLAGSDIVKGHEETCIRKTEAMKQRGISLLHEVDTQYRALKVKYEELLKKCQQEEDSLKHKAVQTCKGPAPIPNVRSMEVEPGPSSQELASIIPDSSTSATTPPPEYKALFKEIFSCIKKTKQEIDEQRTKYQSRSPRS, from the exons ATCTGCAGCTTGCTGCTGAGCTTGGAAAGACATTGTTGGATCGGAATACTGAGCTTGAGGAGTCTCTTCAGCACATGTACACTACCAATCAGGAGCAATTacaggaaattgag taCCTGACTAAACAGGTGGAGCTTCTTCGACAGATGAATGAACAACATGCAAAAGTTTATGAACAGCTTGATGTCACCGCACGGGAACTGGAAGAGACAAATCAGAAGCTAGTTTCGGACAGCAAGGCATCCCAGCAAAAGATACTAAG CCTGACTGAAACAATCGAATGCCTACAGAGCCATGTTGATCACCTCCAGAACCAGATGGAGGAGCTGAAGACCTCTAgtggcaggaggaggaggagccagGAGAGAAGCGAGCAAGGAAA GCACTTTGTGTATGATCACATATTTGCTGAAAAGATAACCTCTATGCATAATCAGCAAACCcctgatgaagaagaaaatgagaacttGAAAAAGACAGTCACAATGTTGCAGGCCCAACTGAACCTAGAGCGGAAGAAGAGAATGACTATGGAAGAGGAGTATGGGCTTGTACTGAAGGAAAACTGTGATCTGGAACAGCAGCTGGGTGTTTCCAATGCCTACCAAGCCAGGGCTTTGGAGCTGGAGGCAGAGGTGGCAGAAATGCGGCAGATGCTGCAGACCCAACATCCCTTTGTGAATGGTGTTGAAAAGTTGGTGTCAGATTCATTGTTCCTTTCTGTCAAAGAACCCAGTCAGACCCTCCTTGAGGAAATTTTCCTGGCTGGGTCAGAGCTGAGCAAGAAACCTCTCAAACGCAGTAGCAGTGAGATAGTCCTGAGTAATCTGGCTGGAAGTGACATCGTTAAGGGCCATGAAGAGACTTGCattaggaaaactgaggccatGAAGCAGAGAGGTATTTCCCTGTTGCATGAAGTAGACACTCAGTACAGAGCTCTGAAGGTCAAATATGAAGAGCTGCTAAAGAAGTGTCAGCAGGAAGAGGACTCTCTGAAACATAAGGCTGTGCAGACTTGTAAGGGTCCCGCCCCAATCCCAAATGTGAGGAGCATGGAAGTTGAGCCAGGCCCCAGCAGTCAGGAACTGGCCAGCATCATTCCAGACTCAAGTACTTCTGCCACCACCCCTCCTCCAGAATATAAAGCTCTCTTCAAGGAGATCTTTAGTTGCATCAAGAAAACTAAGCAAGAAATAGATGAACAACGAACAAAATATCAGTCTCGATCACCACGTTCTTAG